One window of Halorubrum sp. CBA1229 genomic DNA carries:
- a CDS encoding MarR family transcriptional regulator: MNKRRADFLASLLVTAVLLIGSALGWQAYQQKQSIEQMGSMMGMDSSVGAMHGTNPIWYIGGTLLVSAVIIGGYLLIRNDLTNTAVPDDTQAKTESQTVSETDNSPEEAAQSSGVINPESQPQARVLDLLPDDERRILEPVLSSPGITQIELRDRSNFSKSKVSQTVSALEKRGLLYRERQGRTYRIYPSDDLQENQA; the protein is encoded by the coding sequence ATGAATAAACGGCGAGCGGACTTCCTCGCCAGTCTCCTTGTCACTGCTGTCCTCCTCATCGGCAGTGCGCTCGGTTGGCAAGCCTACCAGCAAAAACAATCCATCGAGCAAATGGGGTCGATGATGGGAATGGATTCATCGGTAGGGGCGATGCATGGGACGAACCCCATCTGGTACATCGGTGGGACTCTTCTCGTCTCAGCGGTCATTATTGGGGGATATCTTTTGATTCGGAACGACCTCACTAACACAGCTGTACCCGACGACACGCAGGCCAAGACGGAGAGTCAAACTGTTTCCGAGACGGATAACTCGCCCGAGGAAGCGGCCCAATCGAGCGGCGTTATCAATCCAGAATCTCAACCGCAGGCACGTGTGTTGGACCTGCTGCCCGATGACGAACGTCGTATCCTCGAGCCAGTCCTCTCCTCACCCGGCATCACCCAGATCGAATTGCGGGACCGATCGAACTTCTCGAAGAGCAAGGTGAGTCAGACAGTAAGTGCCCTCGAGAAACGTGGGCTGTTGTATCGTGAACGCCAGGGGCGAACGTATCGTATCTATCCAAGTGATGATTTACAGGAGAATCAGGCATAG
- a CDS encoding YHS domain-containing protein, which translates to MATDPVCGMDVDETDAAATAEYDGQTYYFCAEGCKDTFTSAPEEYV; encoded by the coding sequence ATGGCAACTGATCCCGTCTGTGGAATGGACGTCGACGAAACCGATGCAGCGGCTACTGCCGAGTACGATGGTCAGACGTACTACTTCTGTGCCGAAGGATGCAAGGACACGTTCACCTCGGCACCGGAGGAATACGTCTAA